Part of the Sorghum bicolor cultivar BTx623 chromosome 1, Sorghum_bicolor_NCBIv3, whole genome shotgun sequence genome, CGTTATCGTCAACAAGCGCAAACACAAACGGCCCAGTACCAATTGTGAAGCGCCGTCGACATCTAGGTCAATTGCTTCCATGGAGCGcactgccgccgccgtcgaccgGTGCGCCATCTGCCTCGGCGACATCCTCCGCGGCCAGGCCGTGTTCGTGGCCGAGTGCTCCCACAGCTTCCACCACCGCTGCATCTCCGACAGCGTCGTGCACGGGAACCGCGACTGCCCGCTCTGCAAGGCCACGTGGCGCGACGTGCCGGCCGTCGACCCCGTCCCGCCGCAGCCGCCAGCCCGGAAGTACGCCGACGACGAGGAAACGGTGGCGCAGGGCGTTGTCCAGGCGGACGCGGACGCGGACGCCGCCGGCGTGGCTGCCGCCGACGCTGGAGACATGGCGCTGAAGACGCACTGCGAGTTCCCTGCCGTCGCGAGGGACGCGTCCCACGACAACTTCGCCGTGCTCGTGCACGTCAGGGCGCCGGAGGCCGCTGCCGCGTCAGCCGACGCCGCGCGCGCCCCGCTCGACCTCGTGACGGTGCTCGACGTCAGCGGCAGCATGCAGGGCAGCAAGCTGGCACTGCTGAAGCAGGCCATGGGATTCGTCATCGACAACCTCGGCCCCGCCGACCGCCTCAGTATCGTGTCATTCTCGAACGACGCAAGCCGCGAGATCCGGCTCACGCGGATGTCAGGCGACGGGAAGGCCTCGGCAAAGGAAGCCGTGGAGTCCCTGGTTGCTGATGGCAGCACGAACATCTCCAGGGGCCTGCTCGTGGCATCCGAGGTGCTCGCCGACCGCCGGTACCGGAACGCCGTGACTAGCGTCATCCTTCTCTCCGATGGCCAGGACAACCAGTCCGGTGTTGGTAGGAACCACCAGAACCTCGTGCCGCCTCTGTTCAGGGACGCCGACAGCAGGCCGGGGTCGATCCACACCTTCGGCTTCGGCTCCGATCACGACGCGGCGGCGATGCACGCAATCGCGGAGGTGGCGCGTGGCACGTTTTCCTTCGTCGAGAACCTGGCGGTCATCCAGGACTCGTTCGCGCAGTGCATCGGCGGGCTTCTCTCGGTCGTGGCGCAGAACGCGCGGATCGCCGTGGACTGCGTGCCCCCGGGCGTGCGCGTCCGGCAGGTCAAATCTGGGCGCTACGAGAGCAGCGTCGACGCCGAGGGACGCGCCGCCTCGGTGAACGTCGGCGAGCTCTACGCCGAGGAGGAGAGGCGCTTCTTGCTGTTCGTGGACGTGCCGAGAGCCGAAGCTTCGGAGGATGTCACCCAGTTGGTTAGGGTGAGATGCACATACCGCAACGTCGTGACCGGGGCCACGGCCGCCGACGTCGTTGTCAGCGGCGACGCCGTGGTCCAGAGGCCGGTTGAGGTGTCAAACCCCGAAGTGTGCATGGAAGTCGAGCGGGAACGCGTCCGCGTGGGCGCGGCGGAGGAGATCGCCGCTGCACGGGCGGCGGCGGAGCGAGGAGCTTTCAGCGAGGCAGGAAGGATACTCGAATGCCAGCGCTATAGCCTGCGGAAGTTGGCCCCGGGGATGGCCAGGGACGAGATGTGCCTGGCGCTGGAGGACGAGCTGGAAGAGCTTGTGGACTACATGGTGGAAGAGAAAGAGTACGTGACAAAGGGACGCGCGCGTGTGCTCGAACGTATTTCCTCGCACGCCTCTTATGGTGCCTCTTATGGTGGCGTTCCGCCCGGCGCGGCGCCGCGGGCGTACAGGACTCCGGCGATGGAGAGCATGCTGCACAAGTCGAAGAAGTCGCGTGAGAAGCAGTCATCGCCGCCTCCGCCTACTAAGAGGAAGCATGGCGGCTCAAAGTGAAGAAGGCATGCATCCACGCACTGTCGGTGGCCCGTTGCATGCTCTGAAATAGTCGAGGTTTTGGTGGTGAAATGCTTGGTTTGCTTAATTAATTTGAAGTCTTGATAGTTATAGTTGGGTTTATTGTGGTTTGCTTATTTTGAAGTCTGGATGGTTTAGGTGCGTATGCTCTTTTGGTTATTATTAATATGTGTTTTTAAAGACATATACATCTAATTTTGCTGCTTCAGTTTCAGTTATGTCAGTGTTTCTCTACACTATTCACTATGAATTATTTGGTGCGAAATTTTTTTACTAATGCAGTTATATGCGTGCACTTTAGTGAAAACATTACAACTGTATGGAGAAACATCATTTTGTAGCTTCAACCATCAACGAGGATTACGATAATCTAGTCGATCTCACACTCCTGCCATGGGCCTATGTTTGCCACCGGGCATGGACTCCTACGTctataacaacaacaacaacaacaacaacaatagtaatactaatactaatagtaataataatagtaatagtaatataATTGCGTTTTAAATTAATGTCGAGCTTGgaaattttttctttcttttctttggacCTGAACTTTATGATTGGGTTTCTGTGGACCACAATATTGGTGTCTCTAATAAGAAACATCTATATGCATTAGTCGATGCAGAGGCTAAGATATTTATAATGTAttctcttttttaaaaaatagtaatagtaattataatagtagtagtagcagcaacaACAGCAGTACAAAGGACACTAGAAGACCTCGAAAATATATTGTAAGTTTGCAACCACTAAAGTCAAGATCAGATATACTAAAGCTTTTTTGTTGCAATTGTGAAAACTTGGAACAAAACCACAACTTTAATTTAGGTGCCCGTTGAGCTCGGAGCATATCcaatagttccaaaaaaattaaaaaaataaagagtTTTTCAAGTGGCTAGAAAAAGTTGATAACATATTTCTCAACAGTTTTCAAAAACCTTGATTCTAAAATATAGAAGATAATTTTTCATTATGAATCATGAATTATTTCTAAATTATCTTTAACCacttttatattttcttctctcttgtaCATTTATATCACGAACTGGTGTCTTATTCTTTCAACATACTTCCACCTCTAGTTTGGCACATCAATATGCATGCGTATATTTCGGTACGATTAAGTGTGAAAAGATTGAGTTAGGAAGTTGTTGGGGAGCAATTTTTCTAATCTTGCTAAAATAATCTAAATTAGGAGTGGGTTTTGAAAACTCTTGGACATACTCTAAATTACTATTAGAGATACTCTAAAAATCTACATCATGATCTTGGATTATTAAATTACCATGTACTTCACGTGACTACTCGCCCTCTGTCCCTGAAAGCTTAGGTTCCTAGAATATGTACCAGACaaacttttttaaatttgaccaaCCTTATAGAAATGAGCATGAATATCTATagcataaaatgagtatcttatgaaaatatattctatgatagaTCTAATGGTACTAATTTAGTAATATAAATCTTAGCGTTTTTAGAACTTTgattaaattttaaaaagtttgatttAAGATAAAAATCTAGGAGTTGAAGTTTTCAGTAACAGAGGGAGTATTCCTTTATATAAGGAGTGAAAGTAAAAGGATTGTCATGTGTAGGTTGTTttttaaatttcttttcaaCTTATTTATTTACTTGCCTGTGTATTTTCAATATAGATAATAAGTAAAGCCTCGATCTTGTCATGGAAAGCTATCTATACCTTTCTTTACCATAGAGGTAGCAGATCCTATAAAGACACTCTGGCAAGGTGCTTGGAAAGCGTTGCCGGCGACGACGTCGTGGTGCTGAGGCCTGAGGCCAGTCCAAGTTGCCGACGGCGACACCGAACTATCCATGGAAGTGGAGCGGGAGCGCGTCCGTGTGGCCGCAACCGAGAACATCGCGGCGGCAACGGGCGGCAGCCGAGCGCGGAGACCACACTGAGGCGGCGCGCATACTCGAGAACGGGCAGGAGGCCCTGCGGCGGTCGGGGCCAGGTATGGTAAAAAGGACCCAACGTGCGCCGCGCTGGACGACGAGCTGAGCGACCTCCGGAACCGCGTGGCGAACCCGTGGGCATACGAGCAGACGGGCCGCGCAGTCATGCTGGCCGGCAGGAGCTCACACAGGCAGCAGCGCGCCTTGTCGGTGGCGCTGCGGGTCTGCGGCGAGCCGGCGACCATACCCGCGTTGTGGAGGCAGAGGTGCACGCGCGCCGGCCGTACGCGACTCCGGCGATGCAGAACATGGTCGAGATTTCGCGGAGTGCGCGCGAGCAGCAGCAATATGCGCCGTCGCCAGCGCCACCGGCGAAGAGAATGCACTTAATAGGCTCTGCAGAATGATACTGGTAGTGGATTTTAGCTTGAGCGTTAGACGCTAATTTGCTGTTGCGAGGGTTAAGTCGCTATTTCTCCATCTCAAATTTTTTTGTGCAGCTCCTACTTTTTAGAAACGACTGTATTTCCATCTGTCTCTATAAATCAACTTGTAGAGGCAGCTGAAAGTATTTCTAGAGACGGCAAGTATTTCTAGAGACCGCTCGATTCGGACCAATTTGTAGAGCTGGATGTAAATTAAGTCACCTCTAGAAAAATAGTTGAAAATCAATTCTACAGCAGTGAACACTAGAAATACATGGCACCGCTTGCTACAGCCTGAGGAAGTACTAGTTAAGGAACGTAATCTTTTGCAAAATAGTCAATTAATCAGGTTGATCTCAACTTCTTCAAAATAAATAAGGTCGCCACTCCAAAGTTCTACTGCAAAATATCTTGGCAATGGTGTAGTGTAGTGTGCCTGAGCGTGTGCCTTCATGGGGTGTTTTTTTAACTGAAAACTCATATATATGTCCCATGTACACAGATTAGGGATATAAATCCCCAAGTACACACCGAGTCAGCTACCTAGCATATGTGCATATGTATTACTACACTTAGTGACATGGTGAGAATGCAAGAGAAAAGccttgaaaatgttttgaaaatACTAACTCACGTGCACAAGTTGTTAATTAGAACATTTGGAGAAGTTAGCACTTTTGAAAAGGAGAGGATATGTGCTTAGTGGGCTACTGTGGCTTATTACCTAGCAGTTGAACTGCCCCTGCAGCAGTATCATCATGGCACCGGAGGTGCCTAAAGATGGCAATTTCTACCCGAAACTTGATGGGTAAAAACACTATTAGGATAAGGATATGGCTAATTTTTTCACCCATGGGTAAGTAAATGGGACAAAAGTCTTACCCAGCGGGTAAAGCGGGTAATGGGACTGCATTGCCCATACCCTTTAACTCATGGGTAAATTAAACCTGATTTAACTCTATGAATCATGGATCAAAATTACCACCACACAGCCCAAGCCcagtaaaaatatatataatgcaACCCTAGGTTTTCACCTCCCCATCCCACTTCCTCCCTCCCCTCTTGCGCGGAACGAGATCCTCTGCAGTTAGGGGCAGCGACTGCTCCCTGCAGTCTCTGGAGTATCTCATCGTTCAATGATATCGAACGGCAGTTGACTCCCAACGCTTTGTTTGCACCTGGTTTTATTTAGTTcacttcaaaattccaaatgtttttaagattttccattATATTAAATCTTTGAACATATGTATGAAATACTAAATATAATCGAAAATAAAATTTAGTTGCATAGTAtgcctgtaatttgcaagacaaattttttaagcctagttagtccataattggataataattatcaaatataaataaaaatactataatagctaaagccaaaaatttttgcgaactaaacaaggcccgagtcTTCCAAGCGCCGCTGAGCCTTGGCCAACCAACACAACATTGTTGCTGGCGTTTTTGGCGCGAGGTACGCATGctcttcaggccttgtttagttcctaagaaATTTTGCGATATTTTTTGAGATTTTTCataacatcgaatcttgcaacacatatataaagcattaaatataacttaaaaataactaattgcacagtttatctgtaatttgcaagacgaattttttgagcctaattgactgcattcgcttgtcttataagttGTATTTTTCTACCggccagcagtgtttttctttcataataaatcagcaaacaataCTTTCAGCTATGGCTTTTGAGACCAACGGACAGGTTAGTGCATGATTGgccactgtaacactttcgtttgtatttgataaatattattcaatcatgcacAACTTATCTGAAAAGCCATGGCTAAGAGtaatgttcgctgatttattgtgagagaaaaaatacTATTGAGTGATACAAAAAATAcagcttataagacaagcgaacggaacaaactagactcaaaaaattcgtctcgcaaattataaacaaactatataattaattattttttaatctatatttaatgctttatatataTGTCATAAGATTTAACATAATAaaaaatctgaatttttttataaaaattctcgaaaactaaacaaagcctgaaGCAGCATGCGTACCTCGCACCAAAAACACCAGCAACAACGTTGTGTCGTTGGCCAAGCCTCAGCGGTGCTCGGAAGACTCaggggcaaaaaaaaaacactgcgAGTCAGTTGTCGTTTGATTTCAATAAACGGTGGATGCCTCTGACTGTAGGGAGCAGTCGTTGCCCCTGACTGCAGAGGATctcgttccctcttgcgctccCCGCTTGCCGTGCCGCATCTCACGCAGTCACACACTTGGGAGTCTGGTATATTGACACATGTAATTTTGATAATATTCTTAGATCCATGGGTAAGGATAACCTATGGGTACCTGTTACCCGTATGGATAAGGATATGGGAAAGAACTCTTACCCGCGTATGGATATGGGTAAATTAGTGGTTAAAATATTTTCTCGTGGGTAAGAGGTATGGATATGGGTAAATTAGTGGTTAAAATATTTTCTCGTGGGTAAGGGTATAGATATCCATAACCCGGTGGGTAATTACCCATGCTTATTACCTAGCAGTTGAACTGCCCCTGCAGCAGTATCATCATGGCAGTGCCTGGTGTGGCCTCTAGTGTAGGTGTAGCCCTCGGCCTGTTGGCCTGCCTAGGTGGCATGAGCAGTCTGACCGCAGTGCTTGCTGGTCGGACAACCGCTGTGCACATAGGACAAATATCTGTGGCTTATTACCTCGGCCTGTTCTCTATGAAATTCATGTTATGATGTTGGCATTGTCTTTATTAGCGTGAGGAGAGTTGCTACTTCATTTAGTTGCTACAAATATCAAGCTTTATTCCTTACCCAGGCCGAAGGAGATTTGGAAGAGGTGACCAGCTGCGTGCAGCAGCGTGTTACACACGAGATGAACGAGCAGTTAATGGCTCCATATTCAGGGGATGAGGTATAGAAGGCACTAGAGAGCATTGGGGACCTAAAAGCCCCAGGTGTGGATGGCATCCTTGTTTTATAGGAGATTTTGGGGGCTGATTGGAGACCGTGTGAAGGGGGAGGTGTTAGGCGTGCTGAATGGGGCAGAGCTGCCACGGGGATGGAATGACACTCTGATCGTTCTTATTCCGAAAGTTGACAAACCAGAAAAACTAAAAGAGCTTCGGCCGATCAGCTTATGCACAATTTTATACAAGCTCATCTCCAAGGTGTTAGCAAATCGGTTGAAACTTGTGCTGCCTGAGGTGATCTCCCAGTCTCAAAGTACGTTTGTGCCAGGGCGGCTAATAACAGATAatgtgtcggcgtctagactcgtggtctagacacaaacgagtataagtttgcgtgactacccaagcctagatggtgatgcaagtgagacgcagagggtttatactggttcgggcctggaatgccctacgtccagtgagatcgggggtctgtatagccttgcacccaaaggtgcttgtagtagggggtacaagcaggttgcgagagagggctaagtcccagatctcgactttgtggtggacagagtgctggtcgctgctctgtgaaagagtgtGATGGTTGTATGTGTGAATCCTATGAACCTGGCCTTAGTTGTGAGCActagctccccttttatagcctcaaggggagacaggtatttacatgagtagatttcctCTGTTGAATGATgaagccacagtcccgaccctgttgaagctggtccatctcgtccttgagggatggctgactgcatggctgctcctgtagagggttaccgagccctgtaggagtcgtgggggtcggatcggtgatgCTGCTGATCGTCCTGTTAATAGTGGGAGAAGACAGCAAATAGTGGTGTTGATTAACCTCTCCCATTCCCTTTCCATTGTGAGGCGGtacgccacagtgaaagaggtaaggtcacacagtgaaagaggtgagGCTGCAGTGCCCaaggtggttggaacagtcgtcaccctgccctgctgcggtatgggagtcattgcgcctgtcacgtcgtgggtacgggcgtcGTGTAGTAGAAGTCTTGCTGACCTGGTGGAGcggggtccggcgcccgagcccagaagggatcgggcgagacggaacttgcgtccgaggccctgagggctCGGGCGAATCGgagcttgcgtccgaggccctgaggggtcgggcgagtcggaacttgcgtccgaggccctgagggtcaGATGAGCTGGGGCTCGTGCCCTGGTGATTATGGTTTACATGCTCTgttttttgcgttttttattgctctgatttgggtatccctttttatggtacccaacagtagcccccgagcctttgaagGGGTGAGGTCACCCCTTCAGAGGTTCTTTCCCAAGGGACTATTGTTGACTGAGAGCTTTTTTACTTTTCTccggagggtgcgcgcgagcgcacccgccgggtgtagcccccgagccttttggaggaatggtgttattccttcaaaggcttttacccctgaCAGCTATAGTCTGGAGTATTttgagggataggttgcgtgttctttacacgtagtgcctgttcccatggtgcgaggaagcccccgagccctttccccgcaagggtcgatcaggttctttctcgtcttgagattacgtccctcattcttcctttcgctcggaggaggggtgggtcatgccgtactaccctcgatgggcgagtaacGACGCTTCCCGAGAGCTGCAAGCGGGTAGATtcaagtggatgtccgagtcccattcgataggggtcggctagtggccctataggcacatctcaaaaaatacccgagggcaatcacggtggatgtcggaaccgttcgttaggttccgagggctcAGTGCCTCCCTCaatgggatcccactcgcgtgacacccgcatgggtctcggatatgacttgtaaagatgcgccgactcgctatggggctcggaccttggcctctattgtgctcatcttcagtcatccctcgctcagttatcctgaggcgactgttcgaacctgttttgcaggtcagtctcgcaacctctggaacgtaggtggccatggcctggggatttttgACCCCGAAGGGCTCTTTTCAGACTTGGCTGTAGtgtcggggtcgggcgagacggaatctgcgccCGACGTGAACCGTCTTGCGATTTTTGCTCGGGGTTagcagggggtcgggcgagacatgGACTGCGCCCGACGGAGACCGCCCTGCGACcttggtcagcggggggtcgAGCGCCGCTTGCCCTGAAAGGAGTCGCCCTGACAGGACCTTTCaaggcgcaccttttgaggcgtggcgcgtggggactcgaaacggccgtgccgtTTCGCCCTGGCTAGATGGGACGTTTCTCCTGCGAAATAAATGCGCGTGTGCGGCGGGCGCgggaatcggagggagttggcgcttcgagtttttcacctgGTGGGGAGTGGGCGACGGTCGCTCTCCTTCCCGCTTGGCCTTCTGCGCAGGCGGCGTGGTCGTGGCGCGCCCCTTCTATAAAAGCAGCCGCAGGGGACTTGCACTACTAGGAATCAGGTCTTGGACAACACCTATATTTGGTTGCAATATGGCTTTTTTGGTTGTAACTGGAATCAATTGCATCTAAGTCTGATGGTCGACAGATGGTTGCAGTTGGAACGGTGCAATAGCCTCAGGCAACCACACTTATGTGGCGTTGCAAAAGACTTTGCTATTGCAATGAACAAAAAAGCCTAATGCAACCAATAGTTGGTTGCATGAACAAATATTGCAACGATTAGATTGGTTGCCTAAGGTTCTATTGAGACGAAACACTTGGCTGCAATATTTCATGATTGCCACGAATGAATGTGTTGCCATAGAAAAGTATTGCCACTccaatactacgtgggcatatGGTCATATTACCACAAAGTGTGATCCATTGCATTAAAGTGCTTTTGCAACATATCATATATGGTGGCAATAGATGATATGGTAATGCAATGAACTAGACTTTGAGGTAATATACGTAGATTGCAACGAATTTGTGTTGGTAGTAATAGAGGTCACATGCAACAAACATTTGTTGATGGCAATAGATGATATGGTAATGCAACAAACAAGTCTTCGAGGTAATATATGTAGGTTGCAACGAATTTGTGTTGGTGGTAATAGAGGTCACATGCAACAAAGATTTGTTGGTGGCAATAGATGATAGGGTAATGCAACAAACTAGTCTTCGAGGTAATATATGTAGGTTGCAACGAATTTGTGTTGGTGATAGTAGAGGTCACATGCAACAAACAATTGTTGGTTGCAATAGATTATATGGTAATGCAACGCATAAAGTTCGTGTCAATAATGCATATTGCAACCAAAATCAATGGTTGCCTATAATTCTATCGCAACGAGAGGAATTTGAATAGcagtttttaaattattttcaCACCATGCAGATCACATATAATAACTGATGCATTCATTAATTAAATTGTCTCAAACCAAAGTAACATGACCAGAATTCTGCTTAAAAGAACATAACCATAGCTAACAAAATAAAGACACCATATTTAACTAAGTTTACAACATTGTTTAGCATATAATAAATCGATCTAAAAATGAGTTCGCTGGTTGCTCCATCGCCCATCAGCTACACCATCACAAATAAGCATCTTTGCAACCTTGTCATTCTTGTTGGTGTCGGCCATCAATAT contains:
- the LOC8070508 gene encoding uncharacterized protein LOC8070508, which encodes MERTAAAVDRCAICLGDILRGQAVFVAECSHSFHHRCISDSVVHGNRDCPLCKATWRDVPAVDPVPPQPPARKYADDEETVAQGVVQADADADAAGVAAADAGDMALKTHCEFPAVARDASHDNFAVLVHVRAPEAAAASADAARAPLDLVTVLDVSGSMQGSKLALLKQAMGFVIDNLGPADRLSIVSFSNDASREIRLTRMSGDGKASAKEAVESLVADGSTNISRGLLVASEVLADRRYRNAVTSVILLSDGQDNQSGVGRNHQNLVPPLFRDADSRPGSIHTFGFGSDHDAAAMHAIAEVARGTFSFVENLAVIQDSFAQCIGGLLSVVAQNARIAVDCVPPGVRVRQVKSGRYESSVDAEGRAASVNVGELYAEEERRFLLFVDVPRAEASEDVTQLVRVRCTYRNVVTGATAADVVVSGDAVVQRPVEVSNPEVCMEVERERVRVGAAEEIAAARAAAERGAFSEAGRILECQRYSLRKLAPGMARDEMCLALEDELEELVDYMVEEKEYVTKGRARVLERISSHASYGASYGGVPPGAAPRAYRTPAMESMLHKSKKSREKQSSPPPPTKRKHGGSK